Within the Verrucomicrobia bacterium CG1_02_43_26 genome, the region CGGTTGGGTAGATTAAGTTATCCCGTGTATCACGTAAGGCGGTGAAACCTACTTTTGAAATTGAGCGATAGCCTTTTTCGGATCGAATAAGCGGAGAAACATTTTGCGCTAGATTGAAGATGCGAACGCTTTCCAGGTGATAGAATACGCGACCCTCAACGAGCTCGAAAAGACGTTTACGGAAGAAGACCTCAAAGCCCATGCGTACCTCGTTGTACAAGGAACTTGTGTAACGGGACTCGTTACGGAAGAGCTCGAAACCGAATGTGAGCTCTCGTTCAAAGAGCCAGGGTTCTTCGAAATACAAGAGGAAATCATTAGAGCGAGAACCGATACTGAAACGAACACGGAATTTTTGACCCGCGCCCTGGAACCAGTTACGATAATTAAAGATATCGAAGTTGGTTTGGCTATATTCAGCAAAAGCGGTAAATTTCTCAATATTGCTCAAGCCGACACCGAAGTTAATCGAGGCGGTTTTAGCTTCTTTAACCGCGATGCGCAGTTTCCTTCTGCCGGGGATGTTTGTGGCTTCCGGCATTAAGTTAACTTCATCAAAATAACGGGTATTTTGGAGCCTTAGTTGACTATTCTTCATGCGAATAAGGTCAAACACATCTCCTGGAGCCAACGCAATTTCGCGAATGATAACTGTGCTTTTTGTTTTCGTGTTACCCTCGACAACGACAGATTCTACAAAGAATTTGTCACTTTCGTGGACGACAAAATTGAGATCGATGGTGCCATCTTTAAGGTTAGGGATACGCTCTGGAATAGCATAGGTATCTAGGTAACCGACTTGGCCATAGATGTCGCGCAACGTTTCCGCATTTTCATCAATCACCTCCGGAGAAAATACATCACCCGTTTTGATGGTGAGCGCCTTCATCAGCTTATCCTCCGGGAAAAGCTTGTTGTTAGAAATTTTAATATTACCGATGTAATAACGTCTTCCCAGATTGAGCTTGATGACGATAACCATACGGCTTTCGGAAGGGTACTCGAACGTGACGTCGGCATCGTTTAATTGCACATCCAAATAACCTTGGTTTTTGCAGTATTCACGGATGCTATCGAGGTCATCATAAAACTGTTCATCCTTAAAAATACCGGCGCCTGTGAAGAAAGAGAGGATGTTCCAGCGCTTGGTTTTCATGACATCGCGGAGCTTTTCCTGCTTTAAGTCCTCATTGCCCTCGAAAATGATTTTAGAGATGGTTATTTTCGGTCCCTCAGAGATATGGAAGACAACCGTAGCTTCGCCCGTTTCGGGATCACGCTTAACATCGAAAGTGACTTTAATTTTGGAGTAACCCTTTTTCTGATAGTAATCGATCAGCGTATTGGCATCCATCTTAAGCTGGGAGCCATCGAGTGATTGGCCGACGGCGGATTTAATTTCCTTTTGCAGACGCTTTGATTTATATTTGGAAGCGCCTTCGAACGTGAGTTCACTGATGCGATACTTGGATGTGATTTCAAAGACGGCGATTTTATTACCACTGGGAGCGTCATCTAAGCGGATCGTTATGAATTCAAACAACTTAGTTTTGTAAAGCGAGTGGATAGACTGGTCTGCCAGCGTGGTATCGTAGGGCTGACCCGGCCTTAGACGGATGTGGGCCTCGATCGCCTCATCACTCACTGTCTTAAAGTTTGTGAACTGAATTTTAACAGCATCAATAATAGGCTGTTGTTTCGGTGCAAACTGGGCATGCAGCGTGGATGCGCACATAAGTGCAAGCGCGCAAAAGGAGATTTTGGTTAAAAAGCGAAATCGCATGTATAGTATATTATGTTAAACAGGTTGATCGTCTATGTAATTTTCGAAACGAGTGAAGCGTTTGTTAAAAACAAGAGGAACAATACCTACAGGTCCATTACGTTGTTTGGCAACAATTAAATCACGAGGAAGGACAGAGAGACCTCTTTCTTTCTCATCATCAGCATCTTTCTGCCGAGATAATAATAAAACCAAGTCTGCATCTTGTTCGATAGAACCGGATTCACGCAAATCGGAGAGACGAGGTTGCCGACGCTCCTTTTCGGAATCACGATTCAACTGACTGAGCACAATGACGGGAACGTTAAGCTCCTTTGCCATTGCTTTTACTCCTCTTGAAATTTCTGAAATTTGTTGTTCGCGGGGGACTCGAGAGTCTGTTCCTGAAATCAGCTGAAGGTAATCAATGATCACGAGCCCCAGGGATTTTTGAGCTTGTACGCGACGTGCCTTTGCACGCATTTCTAAGATAGACAAACTGCCGGAATCATCGATCCACAAAGGCAGATCCTTGAGTAAGTTGGCACCCTTTGCGAGTTCTTTATGGGATTCCTGGGACAAAAAGCCATCCTTGAGCTTTTGCATATCGACGTGCGTATAACTGCAGAGCAAACGCATTGCTAGCTGTTCGGCGCTCATTTCGAGGCTAAACATCAGGGTAGGAGTGGGCTCACGCTTAGAAGCCTTTGGCATTAAAGCCGCTTCCGCCATGTTAAGGGCTAAACTGGTTTTACCCATGGAAGGTCTTGCCGCGACAACGATCATTTCCTGAGGTTTAAAACCGGAAGTCATTTTATCAAGATCGAGAAAGCCGCTAGGAATGCCCGTTAGCTGACCACGATTTTGGAGCATGAAGTTGATCTGGTTGACCGCGTCTTCAAGAGGCTCTTTGATCGGCTTTGCGGAATCCGTGATTCTATCTTCGCTTATTTTAAATATCTGCTGCTCTACGCCCTCGAGAAACATCTCCATGTCTTCCTGTTCTGAATAGGCCTCTTCGATGGTACGCGTAGATATGCGAATGAGGCGGCGTAGGATATAGAGTTCTTTGACTCGTTTTAAATAGTGGGGGAGGTGCGCGGGGGTATCAATACGGTCAACGATTTCATTAATGTAAGCATTGCCACCGACCGTATCGTATTCTCTCTTAGAGCGTAGATGCTCGCACAGAATGACTTCATCAACCGGCGTACCCTTTTTATAGAGGTCTAGAAGGGCTTGAAATACGATTTGGTGAGCCGGTTTAAAGAACGACTCCGGCATGATTTTGTTTTCAATACAGGCGGTGATGCTTTCTTGGCCGCCCTCTTGAATGCAACAGGCCAATAATGCTTGTTCAGAGTCCACGCTATGAGGTGGAACCCTAAAACTATCAACATTAATATGGCCAGATTTGCTTGCCTTGGCTCGATTAGGAGCCAAGACGGAATTTTGTTTTTTGCCTTTTGTCTCCGGCAGCATGAGCGAGTTTTCTCGGGATTTGGGTGATTACAAAAGAATACAGAAGGGGCAGTAATTAACCCTCGATTGGATTCTCTGAAACGACCTCAAA harbors:
- a CDS encoding outer membrane protein assembly factor BamA, with product MLYMRFRFLTKISFCALALMCASTLHAQFAPKQQPIIDAVKIQFTNFKTVSDEAIEAHIRLRPGQPYDTTLADQSIHSLYKTKLFEFITIRLDDAPSGNKIAVFEITSKYRISELTFEGASKYKSKRLQKEIKSAVGQSLDGSQLKMDANTLIDYYQKKGYSKIKVTFDVKRDPETGEATVVFHISEGPKITISKIIFEGNEDLKQEKLRDVMKTKRWNILSFFTGAGIFKDEQFYDDLDSIREYCKNQGYLDVQLNDADVTFEYPSESRMVIVIKLNLGRRYYIGNIKISNNKLFPEDKLMKALTIKTGDVFSPEVIDENAETLRDIYGQVGYLDTYAIPERIPNLKDGTIDLNFVVHESDKFFVESVVVEGNTKTKSTVIIREIALAPGDVFDLIRMKNSQLRLQNTRYFDEVNLMPEATNIPGRRKLRIAVKEAKTASINFGVGLSNIEKFTAFAEYSQTNFDIFNYRNWFQGAGQKFRVRFSIGSRSNDFLLYFEEPWLFERELTFGFELFRNESRYTSSLYNEVRMGFEVFFRKRLFELVEGRVFYHLESVRIFNLAQNVSPLIRSEKGYRSISKVGFTALRDTRDNLIYPTEGSRLEAGTELAGGPVGGQTKYVNLFVRGAQFFPTFETGEQVLSILGRTGTIMGYGGQSVPFFERYYMGGPDDLRGFGYRKVGPRDSTGESIGGKTMAYGSIEYTVRVMEPVRIAAFYDIGFLNKGELNWNPNGYRDDWGFGLRIFMLGAPLRVDLAFPITRNKKRTSGKPEFNFSFGARF
- a CDS encoding replicative DNA helicase produces the protein MNVDSFRVPPHSVDSEQALLACCIQEGGQESITACIENKIMPESFFKPAHQIVFQALLDLYKKGTPVDEVILCEHLRSKREYDTVGGNAYINEIVDRIDTPAHLPHYLKRVKELYILRRLIRISTRTIEEAYSEQEDMEMFLEGVEQQIFKISEDRITDSAKPIKEPLEDAVNQINFMLQNRGQLTGIPSGFLDLDKMTSGFKPQEMIVVAARPSMGKTSLALNMAEAALMPKASKREPTPTLMFSLEMSAEQLAMRLLCSYTHVDMQKLKDGFLSQESHKELAKGANLLKDLPLWIDDSGSLSILEMRAKARRVQAQKSLGLVIIDYLQLISGTDSRVPREQQISEISRGVKAMAKELNVPVIVLSQLNRDSEKERRQPRLSDLRESGSIEQDADLVLLLSRQKDADDEKERGLSVLPRDLIVAKQRNGPVGIVPLVFNKRFTRFENYIDDQPV